The Neobacillus sp. PS3-34 genome has a window encoding:
- a CDS encoding ferredoxin, whose product MAKYTIVDKETCIACGACGAAAPDIYDYDDEGIAFVTLDDNEGIVEIPDVLVDDMMDAFEGCPTDSIKVADEPFDGNATKFE is encoded by the coding sequence ATGGCAAAGTACACTATTGTTGACAAAGAAACTTGCATCGCTTGTGGTGCATGTGGAGCAGCTGCACCGGACATTTATGATTACGATGATGAAGGCATTGCTTTCGTAACACTTGACGACAACGAAGGTATTGTAGAAATTCCTGATGTTTTAGTTGATGACATGATGGATGCATTCGAAGGATGCCCAACTGATTCAATTAAGGTTGCTGATGAGCCATTTGACGGCAATGCAACTAAATTCGAATAA
- a CDS encoding peptidoglycan DD-metalloendopeptidase family protein translates to MRDYIVRFLIAGIMALLVSLLFITGSHSQASMLEVQADNLHWRWPADGVITDKFGTRQGKHKGIDIAGEVNEEVFSVDDGFVEKSYFSSSYGNVVFIKHGNTYVTVYAHLNKRLVEEGQRVKRGDLIGRMGSTGQSTGVHLHFEVHQTEWTFDKKYAMNPEEVLGTAHLGEVVQAGTVNSGANAMEAVSRLEEKDKEMEQAMPVVDHSQEKTQYVVVNGDTLWSIAEKNNLAVEELKNLNDLQTDLIFPSQVLVLGSKK, encoded by the coding sequence ATGCGAGATTACATAGTACGTTTTTTAATCGCCGGAATTATGGCGCTTCTTGTCAGTTTATTATTTATCACAGGAAGTCACTCACAGGCTAGTATGCTGGAAGTGCAGGCTGACAATTTGCATTGGAGATGGCCGGCAGATGGAGTGATAACGGATAAATTTGGAACAAGGCAGGGAAAACATAAAGGAATTGATATAGCAGGAGAAGTAAATGAAGAAGTATTTTCAGTTGATGATGGTTTTGTAGAAAAATCTTATTTTTCGAGCTCATACGGGAATGTGGTTTTTATTAAACATGGGAATACCTATGTTACAGTATACGCCCATTTAAATAAGCGTTTAGTGGAAGAAGGTCAAAGGGTTAAACGCGGAGACCTAATTGGAAGAATGGGGAGCACAGGACAATCGACAGGAGTCCATCTTCATTTTGAGGTTCATCAAACAGAATGGACTTTTGATAAAAAATATGCAATGAACCCAGAAGAAGTGCTGGGTACAGCGCATCTAGGGGAAGTGGTCCAGGCAGGAACGGTTAATTCAGGGGCAAATGCCATGGAAGCCGTTTCCCGACTGGAAGAAAAGGATAAAGAAATGGAACAAGCTATGCCAGTTGTTGATCATAGCCAGGAAAAAACTCAATACGTTGTAGTTAACGGAGATACCTTGTGGTCCATCGCAGAAAAAAACAATTTGGCGGTCGAAGAGCTGAAAAATCTAAATGATTTACAAACAGACCTAATATTTCCATCACAGGTATTAGTACTCGGGTCGAAAAAATAA
- a CDS encoding ECF transporter S component: MKKMNVKAFVSIGMLSSIAYILMLLNFPLPPFPNYLMIDFSDIPALIGALIFGPVAGILVELFKNLLDYFMTGSATGVPVGHIANFAAGILFILPTYYLHKKLKTRKGMSLSLVIGTLLMAISMSVLNYFIILPAYTFFLHAPAMSAHEARKLVVAAILPFNLVKGLLMSAIFMLLFVKMQTWIEKQTAINEI, translated from the coding sequence ATGAAAAAAATGAACGTCAAGGCTTTTGTCTCTATTGGAATGCTGAGCAGTATAGCATATATTCTTATGTTGTTGAATTTCCCGCTGCCGCCATTTCCTAATTATCTAATGATTGATTTTAGTGACATTCCTGCCTTAATTGGGGCTCTTATATTTGGCCCTGTAGCTGGAATTCTAGTCGAACTTTTCAAGAATCTGCTCGATTATTTTATGACTGGCAGTGCAACAGGTGTGCCAGTAGGCCATATTGCTAATTTTGCTGCAGGAATTTTGTTTATACTGCCAACGTATTATTTGCATAAAAAATTAAAAACAAGAAAGGGCATGTCGCTTTCTCTTGTTATTGGAACTCTATTAATGGCAATTTCAATGAGTGTCCTAAACTATTTTATCATTTTACCTGCATACACCTTTTTCTTGCACGCTCCAGCGATGTCTGCCCATGAAGCAAGGAAGTTAGTGGTTGCGGCAATCCTTCCATTTAATTTAGTTAAAGGCCTGTTGATGTCGGCAATTTTTATGCTGCTGTTTGTAAAGATGCAAACATGGATAGAAAAACAAACCGCTATTAACGAAATTTAG
- a CDS encoding helix-turn-helix domain-containing protein translates to MAFIEKLILYCIHQLNGERTIYSIYHLLKGKKSSQTIQDAHLFSLAKYFGVFGHLSRTFLEEFVEAALQRNWIKSCSGDKQHYILTDQGKTVLENQLQINPLPLYVDGWRKIQKTQLVWERLSLLVQVVSNLVFKENRYIPIQKNKDAHRWLKGFLQQFSKKREELGKILFEELTFCLGLTGDLAPAVLIYRLTGNKCIGLTSQQAAEELKMEISEYEIQFLNCLHYLIEKIEGNHDQYLLLSNLLFQTEQEYTLTQSAQRTFEMIQKGYSLERIAGWRKLKKSTIEDHVVEIALNAVNFSIDPYVEKDLQEEILQCAKDISSRQLKTIREKVEKANYFEIRLVLAKLGDRK, encoded by the coding sequence ATGGCTTTTATAGAAAAATTAATCCTTTATTGTATTCACCAGCTAAATGGTGAAAGAACAATCTATTCAATCTATCACCTATTAAAAGGAAAGAAATCTTCTCAAACGATACAAGATGCACACTTATTCTCTCTGGCTAAATATTTCGGTGTTTTTGGACATTTATCCAGAACGTTCCTGGAGGAATTCGTTGAGGCTGCTCTTCAAAGGAACTGGATTAAATCATGCTCAGGAGATAAGCAGCATTATATTCTTACTGATCAAGGGAAAACAGTTCTTGAAAATCAGCTTCAGATAAATCCTCTTCCGTTATATGTGGATGGATGGAGAAAAATCCAAAAAACTCAATTGGTTTGGGAAAGGCTGTCCTTACTCGTTCAGGTTGTATCTAACCTTGTTTTTAAGGAAAACAGGTATATTCCCATCCAGAAAAATAAAGATGCCCACCGTTGGCTGAAGGGTTTTCTGCAACAGTTCAGCAAGAAAAGGGAGGAGCTTGGCAAGATATTATTTGAAGAACTTACATTTTGTCTCGGACTGACAGGAGACCTTGCCCCCGCAGTTTTGATTTATAGATTGACTGGGAACAAATGTATTGGATTGACTTCCCAGCAGGCCGCAGAGGAATTGAAGATGGAAATCTCCGAATATGAAATCCAGTTTTTAAACTGTCTTCATTACCTGATTGAGAAAATTGAGGGAAATCATGATCAATATTTACTGCTTTCAAATTTGCTTTTCCAAACTGAACAAGAATATACACTTACCCAGTCAGCCCAAAGAACATTTGAAATGATTCAGAAGGGGTACTCTCTTGAGAGGATTGCTGGCTGGAGGAAATTAAAGAAGAGTACGATAGAGGATCACGTTGTAGAAATTGCCTTAAATGCTGTTAACTTTTCAATAGATCCCTATGTGGAAAAAGATTTACAAGAGGAAATACTACAATGTGCCAAAGATATTTCATCCCGCCAATTAAAAACGATACGGGAGAAAGTTGAAAAAGCAAATTACTTTGAAATTAGGCTCGTCCTTGCAAAGCTTGGTGACAGAAAATGA
- the sigX gene encoding RNA polymerase sigma factor SigX, with the protein MDSVFDELYQKYHHDVFQFLFYMVRNKEQAEDLVQEVYIRVLKSYGKFEGKSSEKTWLFSIARNVAIDFYRKQKGWKQRILEKFDWTTQQVKDELPLPQEIALQREEIRWMYQSLDHCTVDQRAVIILRYLQELSIAETAETLGWTESKVKTTQHRALNVLRNKMEDLVGKEGVKSEKVRVER; encoded by the coding sequence ATGGACTCCGTTTTCGATGAACTTTATCAAAAATATCATCATGACGTTTTCCAGTTTCTTTTTTATATGGTCAGGAATAAGGAACAAGCAGAGGATCTCGTCCAGGAAGTTTATATACGTGTTTTGAAATCATACGGAAAGTTTGAGGGGAAAAGCAGCGAAAAGACCTGGCTGTTTTCAATTGCGAGGAATGTTGCGATTGATTTTTACCGGAAGCAAAAAGGCTGGAAGCAAAGGATATTGGAAAAGTTTGATTGGACAACACAGCAAGTTAAAGATGAATTGCCTTTACCACAGGAAATAGCCCTGCAAAGGGAGGAAATCCGATGGATGTACCAATCATTAGATCACTGCACAGTTGATCAAAGAGCAGTAATTATTTTAAGGTATCTTCAGGAGCTATCAATCGCGGAAACAGCTGAGACTCTGGGGTGGACAGAAAGCAAGGTAAAAACAACCCAGCACCGTGCGTTGAATGTACTTAGAAACAAAATGGAAGATTTAGTAGGAAAGGAGGGTGTGAAAAGTGAAAAAGTCAGAGTGGAGCGATAA
- a CDS encoding ATP-dependent DNA helicase RecQ → MNLEKLLYKYFGYQDFKPGQKEVITSVLDGKHTLAMLPTGTGKSLCYQLPGYVLDGTVVIISPLLSLMQDQVEQLMKLGEKRVAAINSFLTQTEKQVVMNNLAKYKYIFMSPEMGNSDTMIKKLKEISISLFVIDEAHCISQWGYDFRPDYLKLGDLRKKLGNPVTLALTATATMQVREDIIENLGLKDITRIESTVDRPNIAFLLEKCNDYSEKYNRLIELAKQLEPPGIIYFSSKKAAEQTALLLKERGIGRVMAYHGGMEQEQRILVQQQFINGQLDIICATSAFGMGVNKEDIRFIIHFHMPLQLESYLQEVGRAGRDGNPSVAILLFAPGDEQLPFQLAESELPSEAQIDWIFSWMKGNEGIVNEIPNDLKNIGGFSDVQWRLIEDFLSISKTQPERDNQEILKAFVRERLDVKKANINEVRKWIASSECRRDYILSYFDEQARRNSMPCCDICGITLTTYEARGVQKAIGIIRNDWRSYLEKILIDK, encoded by the coding sequence ATGAACTTAGAAAAATTGTTATATAAATATTTTGGATACCAAGATTTCAAACCAGGCCAAAAAGAAGTAATTACTTCGGTATTGGATGGTAAACACACACTGGCAATGCTTCCTACTGGTACAGGGAAATCTCTATGCTATCAGCTTCCAGGCTATGTATTGGATGGTACGGTAGTGATCATCTCGCCTTTATTATCCTTGATGCAGGACCAAGTAGAGCAGCTCATGAAATTAGGCGAGAAACGCGTAGCAGCCATTAATTCCTTTTTAACTCAAACGGAAAAACAAGTGGTAATGAATAACTTGGCCAAATATAAGTATATCTTTATGTCTCCAGAAATGGGCAATTCCGATACCATGATAAAAAAGCTGAAAGAGATTTCGATTTCTCTATTTGTTATAGATGAAGCGCATTGTATCTCACAATGGGGCTATGATTTTAGGCCGGATTATTTAAAACTTGGTGACCTTCGTAAAAAACTAGGAAATCCTGTCACCCTTGCCTTGACAGCTACGGCCACCATGCAAGTCCGTGAAGATATTATAGAAAATTTGGGATTAAAAGATATCACCAGGATTGAATCGACTGTCGACAGACCCAATATTGCATTTCTCTTAGAAAAATGTAACGACTATTCAGAGAAGTATAATCGATTAATTGAATTGGCAAAACAGCTGGAACCCCCCGGCATCATTTACTTTTCAAGTAAAAAAGCAGCCGAACAAACAGCACTTCTGCTCAAGGAACGCGGAATAGGAAGAGTCATGGCTTATCATGGCGGCATGGAGCAGGAACAGAGAATTTTGGTACAGCAGCAATTTATTAATGGACAACTGGATATTATTTGTGCCACTAGTGCTTTTGGAATGGGTGTGAATAAGGAGGATATCCGATTTATCATTCATTTTCATATGCCCTTGCAGCTTGAATCCTATCTTCAAGAAGTCGGCAGGGCTGGGAGGGATGGAAATCCAAGTGTGGCTATCCTCCTTTTTGCGCCTGGTGATGAACAGCTTCCCTTCCAGCTGGCAGAGAGTGAACTTCCTTCTGAAGCTCAAATAGACTGGATCTTTTCTTGGATGAAGGGAAATGAAGGAATAGTCAATGAGATCCCAAATGATTTGAAAAATATTGGCGGTTTTTCCGATGTGCAATGGAGACTAATTGAAGATTTTCTCTCCATTTCGAAAACACAACCCGAACGTGACAACCAGGAAATATTAAAAGCCTTTGTCAGAGAACGGTTAGATGTGAAAAAAGCTAATATTAATGAAGTGAGAAAATGGATTGCTTCTTCCGAATGCAGAAGGGACTATATCTTAAGCTACTTTGATGAGCAGGCACGACGGAATTCGATGCCGTGCTGTGATATTTGCGGAATAACCTTAACCACATATGAAGCTAGGGGAGTTCAAAAAGCAATTGGAATCATTCGGAATGATTGGCGAAGCTATTTAGAGAAAATCTTAATAGATAAGTGA
- a CDS encoding negative regulator of sigma-X activity, which yields MKKSEWSDKQLEDLLRQMPNIHDNRNPHDIYQSLSIKNRKRKHRSWLMPGLAAAAALLLMFILSPGLLNFENHKENKELADTSSKKMADSIENKSSENIVLKKSVGNQDKAMLARDTSKPAKLDESEGTTALYEEEAAKGKVLTYWIPDAQAVVLVPVSIVVKQDQSKSWLDMYNEHMAELKESQWGLSDYYPLNASLKLDENGNAVIVDVPANHQYGQGSTNETSFDDIIQNTVRSNSNIRNIRYTTENKQGIEFGNRGLISDEAVQDRNGSAYLFLVPDGKNVPFLVPTANSYPDIKAAFLAMQQDLPGLKASVSPDLHIETSSFEDKTLYISLGADSKLENNPESLYSFEAIMLTAKEFGAAKVKLVNAPIQNLGPFDLNTEIKVPVGANYRPSH from the coding sequence GTGAAAAAGTCAGAGTGGAGCGATAAGCAGCTCGAAGATTTACTAAGGCAGATGCCGAACATACATGATAATCGCAATCCGCATGACATTTATCAGAGCCTTTCCATAAAAAACAGAAAACGAAAACATAGAAGCTGGCTAATGCCAGGCTTGGCTGCGGCAGCAGCACTGCTGCTGATGTTTATTCTTTCACCAGGTTTATTAAACTTTGAGAATCATAAAGAAAATAAGGAACTGGCAGATACCTCATCGAAAAAAATGGCAGATTCAATTGAAAATAAATCGTCGGAAAATATAGTCCTAAAAAAGTCTGTAGGGAATCAGGATAAAGCCATGTTAGCTAGGGATACTTCCAAGCCTGCTAAATTGGACGAATCTGAAGGAACGACCGCCCTGTATGAAGAAGAGGCCGCAAAGGGAAAGGTTCTAACCTATTGGATTCCTGACGCCCAAGCCGTGGTATTAGTGCCAGTTTCTATCGTAGTAAAGCAGGATCAAAGTAAAAGCTGGCTGGATATGTATAATGAGCATATGGCGGAGCTTAAGGAAAGCCAGTGGGGGTTAAGTGACTATTATCCTTTAAATGCAAGCTTGAAGCTTGACGAAAACGGGAATGCAGTAATTGTTGATGTACCGGCAAATCATCAATATGGACAGGGCAGTACAAATGAAACTTCATTTGACGATATTATTCAGAATACTGTCAGATCGAATAGTAACATTAGGAATATAAGATATACAACTGAAAACAAACAAGGGATTGAATTTGGCAACCGTGGGTTAATATCGGATGAAGCCGTTCAGGATAGAAATGGTTCAGCTTATTTATTTCTTGTTCCTGATGGGAAAAATGTACCTTTTTTAGTCCCAACAGCTAATTCATATCCAGACATAAAAGCTGCATTTCTTGCCATGCAGCAGGACCTGCCAGGGTTAAAAGCATCGGTTTCTCCGGATCTCCATATAGAAACTTCATCTTTTGAAGATAAAACACTTTATATTTCCTTGGGTGCTGATTCCAAATTGGAGAATAATCCTGAGTCTTTGTATTCCTTTGAAGCAATTATGCTCACAGCGAAGGAATTTGGAGCAGCAAAGGTGAAGCTGGTAAATGCTCCGATACAAAATTTGGGTCCATTTGATTTGAATACTGAAATCAAAGTACCAGTTGGAGCAAATTACCGCCCATCACATTAA
- a CDS encoding response regulator transcription factor → MDKNVKILVVDDEERIRRLLKMYLEREEYTIDEAEDGNEALVKALANDYDVILLDLMMPGKDGIEVCRELREKKATPVIMLTAKGEEINRVQGFEVGTDDYIVKPFSPREVVLRVKALLRRSSQTSYLQTDTTTKDVIVFPHLTIDNDAHRVTADGKEVSLTPKEYELLYFLAKSPDKVFDREALLKEVWHYEFFGDLRTVDTHVKRLREKLNKVSEEAARMIVTVWGVGYKFEVVNE, encoded by the coding sequence ATGGATAAAAACGTTAAGATTTTAGTAGTTGATGATGAAGAGAGAATCCGCCGCTTATTAAAAATGTACCTAGAGCGAGAAGAGTACACCATTGACGAAGCAGAAGATGGAAACGAAGCTCTTGTTAAAGCATTAGCAAATGACTATGATGTTATTCTTCTGGACCTCATGATGCCTGGAAAAGACGGGATTGAAGTTTGCCGTGAACTTAGGGAGAAAAAAGCTACCCCTGTCATTATGCTGACTGCAAAAGGTGAAGAAATTAACCGTGTCCAAGGCTTTGAAGTAGGGACAGATGATTATATTGTAAAACCATTCAGCCCACGTGAAGTGGTTCTTCGAGTGAAAGCACTTTTACGTAGATCCTCACAAACAAGTTATTTACAAACGGATACAACAACGAAGGATGTCATTGTGTTTCCGCATTTAACGATTGATAACGATGCTCACAGGGTAACTGCAGATGGCAAAGAGGTCAGTTTAACTCCCAAAGAGTATGAACTTCTATATTTCTTAGCAAAATCACCGGATAAAGTATTTGATCGTGAAGCACTTCTGAAAGAAGTGTGGCATTATGAATTTTTTGGTGACCTCCGTACAGTTGATACCCATGTTAAAAGGCTTCGAGAAAAGCTAAATAAGGTTTCAGAAGAAGCAGCAAGAATGATCGTAACAGTTTGGGGTGTGGGGTACAAGTTCGAGGTTGTGAATGAATGA